The nucleotide sequence GAATTGGTCTTTGGCGCGCAGCCGGGCGGCGTAGGCGCGCGGGAGGAAGCCGCCGGCCGCGGTCATTGCCAGCCAGGCGACATGGGCCGGCGTCGGTGTTTTCGTTATGATGAAGGTGCCGATGACCAGCAGGGTGGCGAGGTTGCCCACCAGGCTGCGCATGCGGATGCCGGAACAAAATACCTCCAACAGGCGGGCGCGGATGCGCTCGCTGGCACCGTTCCAGCCGACCAGGTCATCGATCCACTTGGCATTGACTGGATACGGCATGCGTGCCTCCTCACGCAAGACCCGATGCGACACGACACACCGACGCGAACACGCCGATGAATCCCACGAACGCGAACGATATTGCTGCCCGGTATGCCCGTGTTGCAGCCGCGCTAAAGCAGGCCGCGCCGCTTGTGCACAATATCACGAACCTGGTGGTGCAGAACGACGCGGCCGATGCCATCGCCGCCGTTGGCGGGGTGCAGATGACATTGCATGCGCCGGCCGAGGTGGCCGAGATCGCCGCCGTGGCGGACGCGCTGACCGTCAACGTCGGCACGCCGGACCCGGCATGGCTCGAAGCCGCCGATACCGCCGTGCGCACGGTCACGCGGCGCGGCCGGCCGTGGGTGCTCGACCCGGTGGCCGTCGGGCTTTCCGACTACCGGACTGAGGCCATCCACAAGCTGCTGACCCTCGGCCCGACCGTGATCAAGTCCAACGCCAGCGAAACGCTGGCGCTGGCGCGCACCGGTACGAGCGGGCGCGCCGGGGACAGCCGGCATGCCGTGGATGACGCAATCGACGCGGCGCGGCGGATCGCACGGCAGTACGGCTGCGTGGTGGCCGTGACCGGCGAGCGCGATCTGATCACCGACGGCGCCCGGGTCGTTCGTCTGCACAACGGCGATCCCATGATGGGCCGGATGATCGGGTCGGGCTGCATGCTGTCGTCGGTGCTGGCCTGTTTCCTGGCCGTGGCGGATGATCCGTTCGAGGCCGCGCTGGCGGGCCTGGCGCATTTCGCGGTGGCCGGCGAGATGGCGGCCGCCCACGCCGGCGGCCCGGGCACGCTCAAGCCCTTGTTGATCGACGCGCTATACAAGCTGGATGCAGCGGACTTATCGGCGCGGTTGAAGGTGAGCGAGTTGACGCCTTGAGGGGCCTTGGAGGCTATCCCAACAGGCTGTCAATCCCAGTCCGCGGGCTTTCCCATCGGGTTTTGCGGCAGGGTAGGGCCGAAGCGAAAGCGCGTGGGGCGTTCGGCGGGCGGCAGGCGGCTGGCCACGAACGGGCGCAGTCGGTGTTCGAGGTCGGCTTGGTCTTGGTCGTCGACCGGGACAATGAACGCCTTCAGGCGGCCGTTGTCGCCCAGCCGCACCGCTGCCTCGGCCACGCCGTCGCATTCGGTGAGCACGGCGGCGATACGGTCGGGATAGACGTTTACTCCGCCGACCTGCACCGCATGGTCCCGGCGGCCCATGAGCTCGATTTGACGTGCGCCGCTGGGCCGGATTTGGTCGGGCAGACGCGTGGTCCGGCCGGCGCGATCGATGAGCGTCGATGGCGCATGGGGCGCGAGCCGCCAGCGCGGTAGCAGGGTGTATTCGATACCGGGGATCTCGCGCAGGCCGATCGCGCTGGTTTCCGAACTGCCATAGACATCGACCAGGCGCGCCAGCCCGGTGGCGAGCACGGCTTCGCCCAGCGCGTTGGCAAGCGGCCCGCCGGAACTGATCCCGGTGACATGATCGGGCCACTGTTGGCGCAGGCGTGCCAGCGCGGCCCAGTGATCGGGAACGCCCACCACCAGATCGCCCGCTCTCGGCGCCGGCATGCCGGGCACGGTGCCATCGACAACCGGCACATCGAGCACCGCCGGCAGCAGGGCGGTCCACACGAGCCCGTAGAGATGGGTCGCCGGAACCAGCGCGATGACCCGCTGCGTTTCGGCAAACCGGTGGGCGAACTCGTGGGCTTCTTCGAGCAGGTCGGCTGTGGCATGCGAATGGCTCTGCGGCACGCCGGTCGAGCCGGAGGTATGAACCGTCAGCCGTTGGATCCGCTGGGCCGCGATGCGGTCGGCCCATTCGGCCACCGTGGCCGTCGTCTCCGGGGCGAACGCCACATCGTCCAGCGTGAAAACTTCGCTGAGCGCGGCGGCTACGCCCATTCTTTCCAGAGAGTCCAGGGCCAGCGGGGTGGCCGTTTCATGCGGGGCATAGGCGTTGGTCGTGCGCTGGCCGATGTCTTCGCCGCGCAGGCGCTGGAGTTCGCCGGCGATCACGGCGGCGGTGATCCGACGGATGGCTGCCCGTGGCAAGTCGCTCCGGGTCACGCCGGCGCGGGGGCGACACGATTGCGCCCGGCGTTTTTCGCCTCGTACAGACGGCGATCGGCGATTGCGATCAGATCGTCGGTGGAGCCGTCGGTTTCGCGCATTTCCGAGCAGCCCAGACTGGCGGTGACGTTGACCTGGCCACGGGGCACCGCGATCTGGCGTTCGGCGATTTTGCGACGCAGTGTTTCGGCCAGCTCGATTGCTGCACTCAACGGGTATTCGGGCGCCAGCAGGGCGAATTCTTCTCCGCTCAGGCGCGCGAAGACTGCCCTCGCCGGCGTGCAGTCGGCACCGATTTGCGCCACCTGTTTAAG is from Salinisphaera sp. LB1 and encodes:
- the thiM gene encoding hydroxyethylthiazole kinase, whose translation is MNPTNANDIAARYARVAAALKQAAPLVHNITNLVVQNDAADAIAAVGGVQMTLHAPAEVAEIAAVADALTVNVGTPDPAWLEAADTAVRTVTRRGRPWVLDPVAVGLSDYRTEAIHKLLTLGPTVIKSNASETLALARTGTSGRAGDSRHAVDDAIDAARRIARQYGCVVAVTGERDLITDGARVVRLHNGDPMMGRMIGSGCMLSSVLACFLAVADDPFEAALAGLAHFAVAGEMAAAHAGGPGTLKPLLIDALYKLDAADLSARLKVSELTP
- a CDS encoding AMP-binding protein; the encoded protein is MTRSDLPRAAIRRITAAVIAGELQRLRGEDIGQRTTNAYAPHETATPLALDSLERMGVAAALSEVFTLDDVAFAPETTATVAEWADRIAAQRIQRLTVHTSGSTGVPQSHSHATADLLEEAHEFAHRFAETQRVIALVPATHLYGLVWTALLPAVLDVPVVDGTVPGMPAPRAGDLVVGVPDHWAALARLRQQWPDHVTGISSGGPLANALGEAVLATGLARLVDVYGSSETSAIGLREIPGIEYTLLPRWRLAPHAPSTLIDRAGRTTRLPDQIRPSGARQIELMGRRDHAVQVGGVNVYPDRIAAVLTECDGVAEAAVRLGDNGRLKAFIVPVDDQDQADLEHRLRPFVASRLPPAERPTRFRFGPTLPQNPMGKPADWD